AATCAGCAGGCCCTCGACGCCTTCGTGGACGCCGAGGCGACCCGCGTCCGCACGCGCTACGGCCACACCCCGCGCCCCCACGTTTCCGCCTCACGAGCCCTGCACGACTACGCCTGGTCGATCGCCCTGCTGATGAGCGGCGTGTGGTACCTGGAGCGCCGGGTGCCCCGCGTCCGGCCCCAGTCGGTGCGCCTGGACCTCGCGGCCGGGACGTACGCGATCACGCCCGAGCCCCGCGTCGCGTGTCTGCCCGGCGACCCCGTCGCCGCGCTGCCCGGGGCGGTGACCGTCGCGGGCGAAGAGGCGCTGCGGGCCGAACTGCGCGCCGCGGTCGCCGACCACATGCGCCCGCTGCTCGCCGCCCTCGGCCCCGCCGTACGCCGCGGACCGCGCGCCCTGTGGGGCATGGTCGGCGACGATCTCGTCT
The genomic region above belongs to Streptomyces coeruleorubidus and contains:
- a CDS encoding (2Fe-2S)-binding protein is translated as MRTVLESPPALASVLAAAYRRLTGVCEALDVEVADPWTTAGEHTFPADELTSNQQALDAFVDAEATRVRTRYGHTPRPHVSASRALHDYAWSIALLMSGVWYLERRVPRVRPQSVRLDLAAGTYAITPEPRVACLPGDPVAALPGAVTVAGEEALRAELRAAVADHMRPLLAALGPAVRRGPRALWGMVGDDLVSGIWYLGRTLGREDDAVRAATALLPEPVSPYPAGADFRLLAGTDGRHHPTRTRTGCCLYYAIRPDEACATCPRTCDAERLRRLES